The following proteins come from a genomic window of SAR324 cluster bacterium:
- a CDS encoding response regulator, whose product MFKNWLWFSSQNQEESSYHRLSKLLATPGTEDGFGQICRQVAAELGVPFVLIGEIQHNSTIMTKAFWHRDHLEPSRSISAADLKWDFCNATQRCEIHDPEALKTPFFMNRNIKGYFACPLQNPEGLWIGILAVFHDKPLHLDAAQTSLLTLLGNYLTPWIELAQIKRHYARQNHNYYDSMSHEIRSPLSSVKGFAEVLLTMFKKQEMKEQCEHYLQILLSNISNLEEAIYNISALAKFNPDSTEPKWEKFDLRVMVKGLMTLLKKTAMEQNIDFSYAFQGQTPVHISSDRGRLNHLLKGLLEICLEGPPSFSVVRLEVEPHPDQILFALVLSINEDDMQQREQQFQMLTQPLDKQVQGAFQDARLKRIAQWGSELQGKFTLEHTATHLTLNFWLNIDKIAITPERIIKSEKQVYAGKTVLIADDNDTHLFLTKIMLGDLGVQVETAINGKEALKKAEQCHPSLILMDLQMPEMDGIQTTEQLKQRPNCANIPVIGILPYGTSDTEKKSGCFEDCLSKPLQKDSLLALCKKYLGRENDPESPSEHTTSATMTMQDIPDAMRQTFIQEAEELANISFWRYTVLEKQLETMKQQLNSVPYINQQITLLQEALVNMDQESFQTILDQLLQTLRSM is encoded by the coding sequence ATGTTTAAAAATTGGCTGTGGTTTTCTTCTCAAAATCAGGAGGAATCTTCTTATCACCGATTATCAAAACTGCTGGCAACGCCAGGCACAGAGGACGGGTTCGGGCAGATCTGCCGACAGGTCGCGGCTGAATTAGGTGTTCCTTTTGTGCTGATCGGCGAGATTCAGCACAATTCTACAATCATGACCAAAGCGTTCTGGCACAGGGACCACCTTGAACCAAGCCGGAGCATCTCCGCAGCAGATCTCAAATGGGATTTCTGTAATGCGACCCAACGTTGTGAAATTCATGATCCCGAAGCCTTAAAAACGCCATTTTTCATGAATCGGAATATAAAAGGCTATTTTGCCTGCCCTCTCCAAAATCCCGAAGGCCTCTGGATCGGAATACTCGCGGTGTTTCATGACAAACCGCTGCACCTTGATGCCGCGCAAACCAGCCTTTTGACTCTTCTGGGAAACTATCTGACCCCCTGGATTGAACTGGCTCAGATCAAACGCCACTATGCCCGACAAAACCACAATTACTATGACAGCATGTCCCATGAGATCCGCTCACCTTTGAGTTCGGTCAAAGGTTTTGCGGAAGTTCTGCTGACGATGTTTAAAAAACAGGAGATGAAAGAGCAGTGCGAACACTATCTGCAGATCCTGCTCAGCAACATCAGTAATCTGGAAGAAGCCATTTACAATATTTCCGCGCTCGCCAAATTCAATCCAGACAGTACCGAGCCTAAATGGGAAAAATTCGATCTCAGAGTCATGGTGAAAGGCTTGATGACCTTGCTGAAAAAAACGGCTATGGAACAAAATATTGATTTCAGTTATGCCTTTCAGGGGCAAACCCCCGTCCACATCAGCAGTGACCGGGGACGCTTGAATCATCTGCTCAAAGGATTGCTTGAAATCTGTCTGGAGGGTCCCCCCTCTTTTTCTGTTGTACGTCTCGAAGTTGAGCCCCATCCAGATCAGATTTTATTTGCGCTGGTTTTATCCATCAATGAAGACGACATGCAACAACGCGAGCAACAATTTCAGATGTTAACGCAACCTCTTGACAAACAGGTACAGGGTGCTTTTCAGGATGCGAGACTCAAGCGGATTGCACAATGGGGATCTGAATTGCAGGGAAAATTCACTCTGGAACACACGGCAACTCATTTGACACTGAATTTCTGGTTGAACATCGATAAAATAGCCATCACACCAGAAAGGATCATAAAATCTGAAAAACAGGTTTATGCAGGAAAAACGGTATTGATTGCCGACGATAATGACACGCATCTGTTTCTCACTAAAATTATGCTCGGTGATCTGGGAGTGCAGGTAGAAACAGCGATCAATGGCAAGGAAGCCTTAAAAAAAGCAGAACAGTGTCATCCCTCACTCATTCTCATGGATCTTCAAATGCCTGAAATGGATGGAATTCAAACCACTGAACAGTTGAAACAACGACCAAACTGCGCCAATATTCCTGTGATTGGAATCTTGCCCTATGGCACCAGCGATACTGAAAAAAAATCAGGCTGTTTTGAGGACTGTCTTTCAAAACCATTACAAAAAGACTCGTTACTGGCCCTGTGTAAAAAGTATCTGGGAAGAGAAAATGATCCGGAATCACCTTCGGAACATACGACATCCGCCACCATGACGATGCAGGACATTCCAGACGCAATGCGTCAGACTTTTATTCAAGAAGCGGAAGAACTCGCAAACATCAGTTTCTGGCGCTATACCGTGCTGGAAAAACAATTGGAAACCATGAAACAACAACTGAATTCTGTTCCATATATCAATCAACAGATCACTTTGTTGCAGGAAGCTCTGGTCAATATGGATCAGGAGTCCTTCCAAACTATTCTTGATCAACTCCTGCAAACTTTGAGGTCCATGTGA
- a CDS encoding outer membrane protein transport protein, translated as MRTQWKINGIMVLLWFMGISTAYGALGNALTSTNQLVQNAVMTFNDYAETVATNPAGMMRLEPGMHFSIGGHLINFRLQWEGSFGGDGSADQADKNIGKKQTETSLPIELLPLETGGFLTAPSFEFAKRNDDDAWGFAFKPTFAAAMKWDRNWAGKDIVQDVTLVIVGLNVNYATDLDENNHIAFGVTHHIPYFDYRRDGIDLNLDNPLVLEGVTDYVNELTLGLANLLPEGFNLDTIVGGVMGFISDNMGLFGLSNPIRLNETIHLYGNGGGQNFNVAYLGQYENFFLAMHYQSSFKLTILGEGKFSINPLAEAGLILADTAISKAFPAMSNGLNLKLNDMSFKANVGLPWYMETALGWKDDPENPTIEGEVGYAEIGFSMFSTLSADLPQRASLLKIVGFEEDNISLPFQLQDIKVYRAGGAYHFNEKYLIRGGAEKTTSLTDPRLMSAIIPIGEVVKMGIGGEYRMSNTDSISFGFATIILMPTTTNSDVRNNARAGVFQDPFNGTWQGLVGAASVTYNFKFGGVKEFCDWATDSET; from the coding sequence ATGCGAACGCAATGGAAAATCAATGGAATAATGGTTCTGCTCTGGTTTATGGGCATTTCAACAGCGTATGGTGCTTTGGGGAACGCATTGACGAGTACCAATCAACTGGTTCAAAATGCCGTCATGACCTTCAATGACTATGCTGAAACCGTGGCCACCAACCCGGCAGGCATGATGCGACTGGAACCGGGAATGCATTTCAGTATTGGTGGACACCTCATCAATTTTCGATTGCAGTGGGAAGGCTCTTTCGGGGGCGATGGCAGTGCGGATCAGGCTGATAAGAATATCGGGAAAAAACAGACAGAAACATCATTACCCATTGAACTATTGCCGCTTGAAACAGGTGGGTTTCTAACAGCACCCAGTTTTGAATTTGCCAAAAGAAATGACGATGACGCCTGGGGTTTTGCCTTCAAACCCACCTTTGCGGCGGCCATGAAATGGGATAGAAACTGGGCAGGAAAAGATATTGTACAGGATGTCACACTGGTGATTGTAGGACTCAATGTGAACTATGCCACCGATCTGGATGAGAACAATCACATAGCCTTTGGCGTGACCCATCATATTCCTTATTTTGATTACCGCCGGGATGGGATTGATCTGAACCTGGATAACCCTCTTGTGCTGGAAGGTGTAACCGATTATGTCAATGAGCTGACCCTGGGACTGGCGAATCTGCTTCCTGAAGGGTTCAATCTGGACACGATTGTTGGTGGTGTCATGGGATTTATCTCTGACAATATGGGTTTATTCGGGTTGAGTAATCCAATCCGATTGAACGAAACCATCCATTTGTATGGAAATGGTGGCGGACAAAATTTCAATGTGGCTTATCTCGGGCAATATGAAAATTTCTTTCTGGCTATGCATTATCAATCGTCCTTCAAGCTCACGATTCTCGGTGAAGGGAAATTTTCCATCAACCCGCTGGCTGAAGCAGGTCTGATTCTGGCGGATACCGCAATTTCCAAGGCGTTCCCTGCCATGTCCAACGGACTCAATTTAAAATTGAATGACATGTCGTTCAAAGCCAATGTCGGCTTACCCTGGTATATGGAAACAGCACTGGGGTGGAAAGATGATCCGGAAAACCCAACCATCGAAGGTGAAGTGGGCTATGCGGAAATCGGTTTCAGCATGTTTTCTACGCTGAGTGCCGATTTGCCTCAGCGTGCCAGTCTGTTGAAAATTGTTGGCTTTGAAGAAGACAATATCTCGCTCCCGTTCCAATTACAGGATATCAAAGTTTACCGCGCTGGCGGAGCCTATCATTTCAATGAAAAATATCTGATACGGGGTGGCGCTGAAAAAACCACAAGTTTGACTGATCCACGATTAATGTCAGCGATTATCCCTATCGGGGAAGTTGTGAAAATGGGGATAGGTGGAGAATACCGCATGTCGAACACAGACAGCATCAGTTTTGGTTTTGCGACCATCATTCTTATGCCAACCACCACCAACAGTGACGTTCGCAACAACGCCAGAGCCGGTGTGTTTCAGGATCCGTTCAATGGAACCTGGCAAGGGCTTGTGGGTGCGGCCAGTGTGACCTATAACTTCAAATTCGGCGGGGTCAAGGAATTCTGTGACTGGGCTACTGACTCAGAAACCTGA
- a CDS encoding nucleoside deaminase, which yields MKEALQLAMDGMKARKGGPFGAVIVRQGEVIGRGQNQVTSTNDPTAHAEIVAIRDATAQSGSFQLNGCDIYTSCEPCPMCLGAIYWARLDRIYYAATREDAAVIGFDDRAIYDEYLKPVSERSLPMSQFLRDEALDVFEIWANLNSKICY from the coding sequence ATGAAAGAAGCCCTTCAACTGGCAATGGATGGCATGAAAGCCCGAAAAGGAGGACCTTTTGGTGCGGTAATCGTGAGACAGGGTGAAGTGATTGGCCGAGGACAGAATCAGGTTACTTCCACCAATGATCCTACAGCTCATGCAGAAATTGTGGCGATTCGTGACGCGACGGCACAATCAGGCTCCTTTCAATTGAACGGTTGTGACATTTATACCAGTTGTGAACCTTGCCCCATGTGCCTGGGGGCCATCTACTGGGCGAGACTGGACCGGATCTACTATGCGGCAACCCGTGAAGACGCGGCCGTCATTGGTTTTGATGATCGGGCAATTTATGACGAATATCTGAAACCGGTTTCAGAACGTTCTCTTCCCATGTCGCAGTTCTTACGGGATGAGGCACTTGATGTTTTTGAAATATGGGCAAATCTGAATTCAAAAATCTGTTATTGA
- a CDS encoding TMEM165/GDT1 family protein: MKELWFVFASVFLAELGDKTQLATLMFSTNQELSKWGVFAASASALVLSSFLAVLVGSQLSHLINPRWLKIIAGAGFILIGLWTLWDIRN, translated from the coding sequence ATGAAAGAATTATGGTTTGTTTTCGCAAGTGTGTTTTTGGCGGAACTTGGTGATAAAACCCAGCTTGCCACCCTGATGTTTTCTACCAATCAGGAATTGAGCAAATGGGGTGTTTTTGCGGCTTCTGCCTCAGCCTTGGTGCTGTCTTCTTTTCTGGCCGTTCTCGTGGGAAGTCAGTTGAGCCACCTCATCAACCCCCGCTGGCTCAAAATTATTGCTGGCGCCGGATTTATTCTGATTGGACTGTGGACTCTCTGGGATATCCGCAATTGA
- a CDS encoding Rpn family recombination-promoting nuclease/putative transposase: MKRLINPLIDCVFKAILGDPEHKGILIHFLNSILKQNCPITDVEILNPYNAKEFLNDKLTVVDVKAQDAQGHLYQIEVQLTLERCLSERMLYNWSVLYKKQIEEGEDYSRLHPVIAIWLLDGTLFSESSVVHHHFQVYDSQHQVSLTDHCAIHVLELPKWKKPEHHPLEPEDAWMYFFEEARHWENLPEELQPIEPLRDAMSVMKRFAERDADYWLYEARLEGQRLQRFRENEMLRVEREKQKAEDDLKQARQMLEETRKQTEQAQQNAEQAQQKAEQAQQKAEQEKQKAEQELNMERQETNKLRELLKQAGINPDTAMKS; encoded by the coding sequence ATGAAACGATTGATCAACCCCTTGATTGACTGTGTGTTCAAGGCCATTCTGGGTGATCCGGAGCACAAGGGGATTCTGATTCATTTTCTCAACAGTATCCTCAAGCAGAATTGCCCCATCACCGATGTAGAAATCCTCAACCCCTACAACGCCAAGGAATTCCTCAACGACAAACTCACAGTGGTGGATGTCAAGGCTCAGGATGCGCAAGGACATCTTTATCAGATCGAAGTGCAACTGACACTTGAACGATGTCTGAGTGAACGCATGCTGTACAACTGGAGCGTGCTTTACAAAAAACAAATTGAGGAAGGTGAAGATTATTCCCGACTTCATCCGGTCATTGCCATCTGGTTGCTGGACGGCACCCTATTTTCGGAATCATCTGTTGTGCATCATCATTTTCAGGTGTATGATTCTCAACATCAGGTCAGTCTGACGGATCATTGTGCTATTCATGTTCTGGAATTGCCCAAATGGAAAAAACCGGAACACCATCCACTCGAACCGGAAGATGCCTGGATGTATTTTTTCGAGGAAGCCAGACACTGGGAGAATCTCCCGGAAGAACTTCAACCCATTGAACCTTTGAGGGATGCCATGAGTGTCATGAAACGTTTTGCCGAAAGAGATGCCGATTACTGGTTGTATGAAGCCCGCCTGGAAGGCCAACGACTGCAACGGTTCCGTGAAAACGAAATGCTGCGTGTTGAACGTGAAAAACAAAAGGCGGAGGATGATTTGAAACAGGCTCGTCAGATGTTGGAAGAAACCCGGAAGCAGACAGAGCAAGCACAACAGAACGCTGAGCAAGCACAACAGAAAGCTGAGCAAGCACAACAGAAAGCTGAACAGGAAAAACAGAAAGCTGAGCAGGAATTGAACATGGAGCGGCAGGAAACAAACAAATTACGGGAACTGCTCAAACAAGCGGGAATTAATCCTGACACAGCCATGAAATCCTGA
- the ppk1 gene encoding polyphosphate kinase 1, producing MPELPLDWENLDPADLKNPLLYINRELSWLEFNQRVLDQAYDDMHPLLERVKFLAIVGTNLDEFFMIRLATIIKKIVNNIDDLSQDGLTTRRQFWAIRERAEKMLNDMTQCWEKTLKPQLREKSIVFLDAADYTDQIRQFLSSYFLKEIYPVLTPLAYDPGHPFPHISNLSTSLAVVIRHQGETRFARVKITAVLPRFVRIPEQVCGISGHVFVFVEDVLKDHMQELFPGTKIEEIYLFRMIRDTDVVIQEDEADDLLQTVDESLKRVRYGEVSMLQVEQNMPDRILNILIENTRAMEGVVTRTDSRMNYGSLMQLYQLHRPQLKDTPFSPPVLFSEHNRDTLLERIKIQDLLVHHPFESFVSVENFISAAVNDPNVIVIKMTLYRIGSNSPIVDQLIQAAEAGKQVSVLVELKARFDEKNNIIWAKRLEEVGVHVVYGVMKLKTHCKLCLVIRKESDGIRRYMHIGSGNYNRGTAQIYTDTGLFTANDEIGGDVSDVFNVITGYSNKKDYKHLLVAPAGLRPGIMRMIEREILHAREGRETRIIIKANGLTDPEIIRAMYQASQAGIKIDLIVRGICCLRPGIKGISENIRVISVVGRFLEHSRIYYFLNGGQENMYIGSADLMERNLDKRVEVLCPVLDPKIMEHLKNMVLGSVLNDSVRAFVLQSNGKYERLKNLQKDGIDSQDYLLNWYAKSGNL from the coding sequence ATGCCGGAACTCCCGCTGGACTGGGAAAATCTTGATCCTGCCGATCTTAAAAACCCTCTGCTGTATATCAACCGTGAGTTGAGTTGGCTGGAATTCAATCAACGTGTGCTGGACCAGGCATATGATGACATGCATCCTTTGCTGGAAAGAGTGAAATTTCTGGCGATTGTCGGCACGAATCTGGATGAGTTTTTTATGATTCGTCTGGCAACAATCATCAAAAAGATTGTGAACAATATTGATGATCTCTCACAGGATGGCCTGACAACACGCCGCCAGTTCTGGGCGATTCGGGAACGTGCTGAAAAAATGCTCAATGACATGACTCAATGCTGGGAAAAAACCTTGAAGCCTCAACTTCGGGAAAAGTCGATTGTGTTTCTGGATGCCGCCGATTATACGGACCAAATCCGACAATTTCTAAGCTCGTATTTTCTCAAGGAAATATATCCCGTATTGACTCCTCTGGCCTATGATCCCGGACATCCCTTCCCACATATTTCCAATCTCAGCACCAGCCTGGCTGTTGTGATCCGGCATCAGGGAGAAACCAGATTTGCCCGGGTTAAAATTACAGCCGTATTGCCGAGGTTTGTACGTATTCCTGAGCAGGTTTGCGGTATTTCAGGGCATGTCTTTGTGTTTGTGGAAGATGTGCTCAAAGACCATATGCAAGAGCTTTTTCCAGGGACCAAAATCGAAGAAATCTATTTGTTCCGGATGATCCGTGATACGGATGTGGTCATACAGGAAGATGAAGCGGATGATCTCCTGCAAACAGTGGATGAAAGCCTGAAACGAGTCAGATATGGCGAGGTTTCAATGCTCCAGGTAGAACAGAACATGCCCGACCGTATTCTGAACATTCTGATTGAAAACACCCGGGCGATGGAAGGTGTGGTCACGCGGACGGACAGTCGCATGAATTATGGCAGTCTGATGCAACTCTATCAACTCCATCGGCCACAATTGAAAGACACACCGTTTTCGCCACCTGTCCTGTTCAGTGAACACAACCGGGATACGCTGCTTGAACGCATCAAGATTCAGGATTTGCTGGTGCATCATCCGTTTGAGTCGTTTGTTTCTGTCGAAAATTTTATTTCGGCGGCAGTCAATGATCCCAATGTGATTGTGATTAAAATGACGCTGTACCGCATTGGTTCCAACTCACCGATTGTGGACCAGCTTATTCAGGCGGCTGAAGCCGGGAAACAGGTGTCTGTTCTGGTTGAACTCAAAGCCCGGTTTGATGAAAAAAATAATATCATCTGGGCCAAACGCCTTGAGGAAGTGGGCGTGCATGTGGTGTATGGCGTGATGAAGCTCAAAACACACTGCAAGTTGTGTCTGGTCATTCGCAAAGAATCCGATGGTATCCGGCGCTACATGCATATTGGCTCAGGAAACTATAATCGCGGAACCGCGCAAATTTACACCGATACCGGATTATTTACCGCCAATGATGAAATCGGTGGTGATGTTTCGGATGTGTTCAATGTGATCACGGGTTACTCCAATAAAAAGGACTATAAACATTTACTGGTAGCACCAGCGGGTCTGCGCCCCGGCATTATGAGAATGATTGAACGGGAAATCCTGCATGCCCGTGAAGGCCGGGAAACGAGAATCATTATCAAGGCGAACGGATTGACAGACCCTGAAATAATCCGTGCCATGTATCAGGCCTCACAGGCCGGTATCAAAATTGACCTGATTGTTCGGGGCATTTGCTGTCTCCGCCCCGGAATCAAGGGCATCAGTGAGAACATCAGAGTGATCTCAGTGGTGGGCCGGTTTCTGGAACACTCCCGAATTTATTATTTTCTGAATGGTGGACAGGAAAACATGTATATCGGCTCCGCGGATCTGATGGAGAGGAATCTGGATAAACGGGTTGAAGTCCTGTGCCCTGTACTGGACCCCAAAATCATGGAGCATCTCAAAAATATGGTTCTGGGCAGTGTGCTCAATGATTCTGTGAGAGCCTTTGTTTTACAGTCCAACGGCAAATATGAACGTCTGAAAAATCTTCAGAAAGACGGAATTGATTCGCAGGATTATCTCCTCAATTGGTATGCCAAAAGTGGAAATTTGTAG
- the hisD gene encoding histidinol dehydrogenase, with product MKVRIFEGMSQYLQNLADVPTRDISASVRQILETVKQTGDAALAGYTRQFDKIALTQFKVPPDALKQALSALPPSLKETICRAATNIKEFHQRQKTETQLRFEKDGAILGWKVSPIDCVGIYVPGGRAVYPSTVLMNVIPAQVAGVPRIVVVSPPTESGLPHTLILATLELLGITEIYAVGGAQAIGALAYGTETIEPVYKITGPGNAWVAEAKRQVYGIVGIDSFAGPSEIMIACTQPEIPVEYLGRDMLSQAEHDPDARAVLVTNSSQQALSVAAWLEEIIPTLPRREIIEASFLNNSAIVVEEHVDDIFDAINVFAPEHLELLIPDPFEKLHKIRNAGAVFMGPYSPEPVGDYFAGPNHTLPTSGCAKFSSPLGVQDFIKTTSVIGYSAQRLRQDSTAIMEFAESEGLYAHASAVRARLEIPLKDRE from the coding sequence ATGAAAGTACGTATTTTTGAAGGAATGTCTCAATATCTGCAAAATCTGGCAGACGTGCCCACCCGTGATATTTCGGCCTCTGTGCGCCAGATTCTGGAAACTGTCAAACAAACAGGGGATGCGGCTTTGGCTGGATACACCCGGCAATTTGACAAAATCGCGTTGACGCAATTCAAGGTTCCTCCAGACGCGTTAAAACAGGCTTTGTCAGCACTGCCCCCCTCCCTGAAAGAAACCATTTGTCGAGCCGCCACCAATATCAAGGAATTCCATCAACGGCAAAAAACAGAAACGCAACTCCGTTTTGAGAAAGATGGCGCCATTTTGGGATGGAAAGTATCCCCCATTGATTGCGTTGGCATCTATGTTCCGGGGGGACGCGCGGTCTATCCATCGACAGTGTTGATGAATGTGATTCCGGCACAGGTGGCTGGAGTGCCCAGAATTGTGGTTGTGTCGCCGCCGACAGAAAGCGGATTGCCCCACACGCTGATTCTGGCAACACTGGAATTATTGGGAATTACTGAAATCTATGCGGTTGGAGGTGCCCAGGCGATCGGCGCATTGGCCTATGGCACAGAAACGATTGAACCTGTATATAAAATAACCGGCCCAGGAAACGCCTGGGTTGCGGAAGCCAAACGGCAGGTCTACGGAATTGTCGGAATTGATTCATTTGCGGGTCCCAGTGAAATCATGATTGCCTGCACACAACCCGAGATTCCTGTGGAATATCTTGGCCGCGATATGTTGTCACAAGCTGAGCACGATCCTGACGCCCGGGCTGTCCTTGTGACAAACTCTTCGCAACAGGCTCTGAGTGTCGCCGCATGGCTGGAAGAAATCATTCCCACCCTTCCCCGTCGGGAAATCATCGAAGCCTCTTTCCTCAATAACTCAGCGATTGTGGTGGAAGAACATGTTGATGACATTTTTGACGCCATTAATGTGTTTGCCCCGGAACATCTGGAACTCCTGATCCCTGATCCCTTCGAAAAGCTACACAAAATCCGGAATGCGGGTGCGGTGTTCATGGGACCTTATAGCCCTGAGCCTGTGGGCGATTATTTTGCAGGCCCCAACCACACTCTGCCCACTTCAGGTTGTGCGAAATTCTCTTCTCCGCTGGGAGTTCAGGATTTCATTAAAACAACCTCGGTGATTGGCTATTCTGCTCAACGCCTGCGTCAGGACAGCACGGCCATTATGGAATTCGCTGAAAGTGAAGGCTTGTATGCTCACGCATCGGCTGTTCGCGCACGTCTGGAGATTCCACTGAAAGATAGGGAATGA
- a CDS encoding transporter substrate-binding domain-containing protein, producing the protein MKKWIVLWTLGLFFITTQQSHAEKYLWGVEDLQYFPLYSSEGETYLGYASDLFNLFEKTEKLEMEIKPFPVKRLYDNFFAGKIDFKFPDHPNWQTDLRKDIQIIYSDPVIDYIDGCMVLPAKVGKGLSSIKVLGTVRGFTAWDYLDQIKSGSIKVSENNSFTGLLQQVIMGRVDCAYINITVARYQLNEILKKPGGAVFDPSLPHTSDSYKISSKKHPEVIEKFNKFLNGHAGEIAVLKAKYNISP; encoded by the coding sequence ATGAAAAAATGGATAGTGCTATGGACTTTGGGGCTGTTTTTTATCACAACTCAACAAAGCCATGCGGAAAAATATCTGTGGGGTGTCGAAGATCTTCAATATTTCCCGTTATATTCCAGTGAGGGCGAGACCTATCTGGGCTATGCTTCTGATCTGTTCAATCTCTTTGAAAAAACAGAAAAACTGGAGATGGAGATAAAACCCTTTCCTGTCAAACGTCTGTATGACAATTTTTTTGCGGGAAAAATTGACTTCAAATTTCCTGATCACCCCAACTGGCAGACAGATCTGAGGAAAGATATCCAGATTATTTACAGTGATCCTGTGATTGACTATATTGATGGCTGTATGGTCTTGCCCGCGAAAGTGGGAAAAGGTCTGTCAAGCATTAAAGTGCTTGGAACAGTGCGTGGATTTACAGCATGGGATTATCTGGATCAGATCAAATCTGGTTCGATCAAGGTCTCTGAAAATAATTCATTCACAGGACTGTTACAGCAAGTGATTATGGGAAGGGTTGACTGTGCCTATATCAATATCACAGTTGCCCGTTATCAATTGAATGAAATTTTGAAAAAACCAGGTGGTGCGGTATTTGATCCAAGTCTTCCACACACCAGTGATTCATACAAAATATCCTCTAAAAAACATCCTGAGGTTATTGAAAAATTTAACAAATTTCTCAATGGACATGCTGGTGAAATAGCGGTGCTCAAAGCAAAATACAACATAAGCCCTTGA
- a CDS encoding SpoIIE family protein phosphatase: protein MNQDTRPLILVVDDSPDVLKFMVLLLKNSGFDILSLMNSRELETVLNEQKPDLILLDLYMPEMDGIAVLKFLKKSHYNIPVIMLTSENEKTMLASCLDFGAVDYITKPVHELELNARIHTALRMDAQYHEILELKNQLAEQLEEVGDIQKKLLVSQVPQTPFFDVEIFYEPTEYASGDYYDTFPIDDEHTAFVMADVSGHGAPAMVTMTLVRGYLRILTSKDLSPSDALVKLNQALWDTLPTQQYLTMFYSIFHHPSRTLRYACAGHTPPLIYQNQQHRVSVLKTHSGLPLKLLEAQKHYEEAEIRISSGDQLLLYTDGYSECMNENKCFLGIPQMSIYFERSIQYPAVLKNMVKLLHQYTGSMHKTDDIAMLLVKFK from the coding sequence GTGAATCAAGATACCAGACCCCTGATCCTTGTGGTGGATGATTCACCGGATGTGCTCAAGTTCATGGTATTGCTATTAAAAAACAGCGGCTTTGATATTTTGTCGTTGATGAACAGTCGAGAACTTGAAACGGTGCTGAACGAACAGAAACCTGATCTGATTCTGTTGGATTTATACATGCCTGAAATGGACGGAATTGCTGTCCTTAAATTTTTAAAAAAATCCCACTACAACATTCCTGTCATCATGCTGACCAGTGAGAATGAAAAAACGATGCTCGCATCCTGTCTGGATTTTGGTGCTGTGGACTATATCACCAAACCGGTTCATGAACTTGAGTTGAACGCACGCATTCATACCGCACTGCGGATGGATGCCCAATATCATGAAATTCTTGAATTAAAAAATCAGTTGGCCGAACAACTGGAGGAAGTCGGCGACATCCAGAAAAAACTGCTGGTCAGTCAGGTCCCCCAAACGCCTTTTTTTGACGTAGAAATTTTTTATGAACCGACTGAATACGCCAGTGGTGATTATTATGATACCTTTCCCATTGATGATGAGCATACAGCTTTTGTGATGGCGGATGTCAGCGGACATGGGGCTCCCGCCATGGTCACCATGACGCTGGTTCGGGGGTATCTGCGAATTTTGACCAGTAAGGATCTTTCACCCTCCGATGCGTTGGTCAAACTCAATCAGGCGTTATGGGATACGTTGCCCACCCAACAATATCTCACCATGTTTTATTCCATCTTTCATCATCCCTCAAGAACTCTGCGCTATGCTTGTGCCGGACACACTCCGCCTTTGATCTATCAAAACCAACAGCATCGGGTTTCTGTCCTGAAAACACATTCAGGATTGCCGCTCAAACTGCTGGAAGCCCAAAAACACTATGAGGAAGCTGAAATCAGGATTTCATCAGGCGATCAACTGCTACTCTATACGGATGGATATTCTGAATGTATGAACGAAAATAAATGTTTTCTCGGAATTCCGCAGATGAGTATTTACTTTGAGCGATCTATCCAATATCCTGCCGTTCTGAAAAACATGGTAAAATTACTCCATCAATACACTGGCAGTATGCATAAAACCGATGATATCGCTATGCTTCTGGTGAAATTCAAATAG